One bacterium genomic window carries:
- a CDS encoding MaoC family dehydratase, producing MDSVDFSVGQRATFTKTISQADIEAFAGVTGDHNPLHLDDAFARRSRFGRPIAHGVLVAGVISAALGMVLPGPGAIYLSQTLKFLRPVFPEDTVTATVEVTAYRKDKGIITLRTTCANQSGDKVVDGEAVLLVRDPATP from the coding sequence ATGGACTCCGTCGATTTTAGCGTCGGGCAGCGGGCGACCTTTACGAAGACGATTAGCCAGGCGGACATCGAGGCGTTCGCCGGGGTCACAGGCGACCACAACCCGCTCCACCTCGACGACGCGTTTGCGCGCCGAAGCCGCTTCGGCCGGCCGATCGCCCACGGCGTGCTTGTCGCCGGGGTGATCTCCGCGGCCCTGGGAATGGTCCTTCCCGGGCCCGGCGCCATCTACCTCAGCCAGACCCTCAAGTTCCTGCGGCCGGTCTTTCCGGAGGACACGGTGACGGCGACGGTCGAGGTGACGGCCTATCGAAAGGACAAAGGCATCATCACGCTTCGGACGACTTGCGCCAACCAGTCTGGTGATAAGGTCGTGGACGGTGAGGCGGTATTGCTCGTCCGCGACCCGGCCACACC